The Sorangiineae bacterium MSr11367 genome window below encodes:
- a CDS encoding MFS transporter: MNDRAPFVRLWLATFFGYVALGVTLQSLPDYLVNRFGAGPLGVGTVIGVASVAAAVTRPLVGRASDRGLARRVVLMGGALGVIGGLGHLLAPNLGALFLARLCLGAGEGSVFTGSVAWILQFAPADRRGRVAGWYGLSMWAGLAVGPFAALVLHRAGGSPAVWGAVTALPVLTLALVATTTAAPGRTSDPRAGWLFPLGARAPAFAFGLASCGYGAIAALVLLRLADAGLGGQEIALALFAFCFLLSRALGSPLVDRFGGHRVAVAFAALEAVGLALVGVGHTSTVVLTGVAAVAAGVSLLYPSTVEIVVNRTPAEQHGAALGALTACWDLGVLGGSVAGGWLVTLVGYPGAFAATSGLAGAGAMLFAVLGGLGGRLRTTYTG, encoded by the coding sequence GTGAATGACCGCGCTCCCTTCGTACGTCTCTGGTTGGCCACGTTCTTCGGATACGTGGCGCTCGGGGTCACCTTGCAGAGTCTCCCCGACTACCTGGTGAATCGCTTTGGCGCGGGGCCGCTGGGCGTGGGCACCGTCATCGGCGTCGCCTCCGTGGCCGCCGCGGTGACACGGCCTCTGGTGGGACGCGCGTCGGATCGCGGCCTCGCACGGCGCGTCGTGCTCATGGGCGGCGCCCTCGGGGTCATCGGCGGGCTCGGCCATCTGCTGGCCCCGAACCTGGGGGCACTCTTTCTGGCGCGATTGTGCCTCGGTGCAGGCGAAGGCAGCGTGTTCACCGGCTCCGTCGCGTGGATCCTGCAATTTGCGCCCGCGGACCGCCGAGGGCGCGTGGCCGGCTGGTACGGGCTCTCGATGTGGGCCGGCCTGGCGGTGGGCCCATTCGCCGCGCTGGTGTTGCACCGCGCCGGCGGATCGCCCGCGGTGTGGGGCGCCGTCACCGCCCTGCCCGTGCTCACGTTGGCGCTGGTGGCCACCACGACGGCGGCGCCGGGGCGCACGAGCGACCCTCGCGCAGGATGGCTCTTTCCACTCGGCGCGCGGGCGCCGGCCTTCGCCTTCGGCCTCGCGAGCTGCGGCTACGGGGCCATTGCGGCGCTGGTTCTCTTGCGCCTCGCCGACGCGGGGCTCGGCGGACAAGAGATTGCGCTGGCGCTGTTTGCCTTTTGCTTTCTCCTTTCACGCGCGCTGGGGAGCCCGCTGGTGGATCGCTTTGGCGGCCATCGCGTCGCCGTGGCCTTTGCCGCCCTGGAGGCGGTGGGCCTCGCGCTCGTGGGCGTCGGCCACACCTCCACGGTGGTGCTCACGGGTGTCGCGGCGGTGGCGGCGGGTGTGTCGTTGCTCTATCCATCGACCGTCGAGATCGTGGTGAATCGCACCCCGGCGGAGCAACACGGCGCCGCCCTCGGTGCGCTCACCGCATGCTGGGATCTCGGTGTCCTCGGGGGCAGCGTTGCGGGCGGATGGCTAGTGACCCTCGTCGGCTACCCAGGAGCCTTCGCCGCCACCAGCGGCCTCGCAGGCGCGGGCGCGATGCTCTTCGCCGTCTTGGGAGGACTTGGTGGACGATTGCGCACTACGTACACCGGATGA